In a single window of the Delftia tsuruhatensis genome:
- a CDS encoding LysR family transcriptional regulator translates to MSTNQALPLLSEMAIFVKVVDTGSFSEAARQLGSSASATSRGVARLEKALGLRLLERTTRKLRLSEAGREVHARCLDMVGAAQAVMAASLLHDARPRGLVRISVPKAVGRTVVHPHMPEFLALYPEVDVQMRLEDRYMDLIDDPVDLAIRITNHPPPGLMGRHLMDIDHLLCATPQYLARQGMPVHPLDLRAHSCIYLGEEPGDAHWKLRAHGKTVTVAVRGRYAANHTGVRLDAVLHHIGIASLPRFTAQEALREGRIVQVLPEWSFLPNYSGQLWVLHSPTRHLPLKLRVLIDFLALRLGRQAP, encoded by the coding sequence GTGAGCACAAATCAAGCCCTGCCCCTGCTCAGCGAAATGGCCATCTTCGTCAAGGTGGTGGACACCGGCAGCTTCTCCGAGGCCGCGCGCCAGTTGGGCAGCTCTGCCTCGGCCACCAGCCGCGGCGTGGCCCGGCTCGAGAAGGCGCTCGGACTGCGCTTGCTCGAACGCACCACACGCAAGCTGCGCCTGAGCGAGGCCGGCCGCGAGGTGCATGCACGCTGCCTGGACATGGTGGGCGCCGCCCAGGCCGTCATGGCCGCCTCGCTGCTGCACGATGCCCGGCCGCGCGGCCTGGTGCGCATCAGCGTGCCCAAGGCCGTGGGCCGCACCGTGGTCCACCCGCACATGCCCGAGTTCCTGGCCCTGTACCCCGAGGTCGATGTGCAGATGCGGCTGGAAGACCGCTACATGGACCTGATCGACGATCCCGTGGACCTGGCCATACGCATCACCAACCATCCACCACCGGGGCTCATGGGCCGCCACCTGATGGACATCGACCATCTGCTGTGCGCCACGCCGCAGTACCTGGCGCGGCAGGGCATGCCCGTGCATCCGCTGGACCTGCGGGCCCACAGCTGCATCTACCTGGGGGAGGAGCCGGGCGACGCGCACTGGAAGCTGCGCGCGCATGGCAAGACCGTCACCGTGGCCGTGCGCGGCCGCTATGCAGCCAACCATACGGGAGTGCGGCTGGACGCCGTGCTGCACCACATCGGCATCGCCAGCCTGCCGCGCTTCACGGCGCAGGAGGCACTACGCGAGGGCCGCATCGTCCAGGTGCTGCCCGAGTGGAGCTTTCTGCCCAACTACAGCGGCCAGCTCTGGGTTCTCCACTCCCCCACGCGCCACCTGCCGCTCAAGCTGCGCGTGCTCATCGACTTCCTGGCCCTGCGGCTAGGCCGCCAAGCGCCCTGA
- a CDS encoding Bug family tripartite tricarboxylate transporter substrate binding protein: MHTRRNILQPGMALAAAAMAAALLGAPAAARAQGADSWPSRPIKLIVPYAAGGFADTRARKIADRLGQSLGQPIVIDNRGGAGGVTGTDAIAKASDGHTFGFGSPGPLVTNPLLMKKLPYNAARDLQPVILIEEAPLILTTAPNQPFKTVAELVAAAKARPGTLTYGSSGVGGAHHLSGELLAFQTRTDMVHVPYKGGALAATDLMGGHLAFMFEMGYAALPAIQGDKVKALAVSSRQRLKVLPDVPTLDEAGIKGFESYNWLGMIAPASTPPAVIERLNKAVNEALKDAQVRAMIEDTGGVVMGGTPQAYGKFIEAERAKWGPVIKNANITLD; encoded by the coding sequence ATGCACACCCGCCGCAACATCCTCCAGCCGGGCATGGCCCTGGCTGCGGCCGCCATGGCCGCCGCACTGCTCGGTGCACCCGCCGCCGCCCGCGCCCAGGGCGCGGACTCCTGGCCCTCGCGGCCCATCAAGCTCATCGTGCCTTATGCGGCCGGTGGCTTTGCCGACACGCGCGCCCGCAAGATCGCGGACAGGTTGGGGCAAAGCCTGGGCCAGCCCATCGTCATCGACAACCGCGGCGGCGCGGGCGGCGTGACGGGCACCGATGCCATTGCCAAGGCCAGCGACGGCCACACCTTCGGCTTCGGCTCGCCGGGCCCGCTGGTGACCAACCCCCTGCTGATGAAAAAGCTGCCCTACAACGCCGCGCGCGACCTGCAGCCCGTCATCCTGATCGAAGAGGCGCCGCTGATCCTGACGACCGCGCCCAACCAGCCGTTCAAGACCGTGGCCGAGCTGGTCGCGGCGGCCAAGGCCAGGCCGGGCACGCTGACCTATGGCTCGTCAGGCGTGGGTGGCGCCCACCACCTGTCGGGCGAGCTGCTGGCCTTCCAGACGCGCACGGACATGGTCCACGTGCCCTACAAGGGCGGCGCGCTGGCGGCCACCGACCTGATGGGTGGCCATCTGGCCTTCATGTTCGAGATGGGCTACGCGGCCCTGCCCGCCATCCAGGGCGACAAGGTCAAGGCACTGGCCGTTTCCAGCAGGCAGCGCCTGAAGGTGCTGCCCGACGTGCCCACGCTGGACGAGGCGGGCATCAAGGGCTTCGAGTCCTACAACTGGCTGGGCATGATCGCGCCGGCCAGCACCCCGCCCGCCGTGATCGAGCGCCTGAACAAGGCCGTGAACGAAGCGCTCAAGGACGCGCAAGTGCGCGCCATGATCGAGGACACGGGCGGCGTGGTCATGGGCGGCACGCCCCAGGCCTACGGCAAATTCATTGAAGCCGAGCGCGCCAAGTGGGGCCCGGTCATCAAGAACGCCAACATCACGCTGGACTGA
- a CDS encoding Bug family tripartite tricarboxylate transporter substrate binding protein, whose protein sequence is MIHPLRMPRRTALASLLAATLPLAGVAGAFPAHAADAWPVRPIRLVVPFSAGGANDLMARSAAEGASRILGQPVVIDNRPGAGGTVGADIVAKAQPDGYTFLVSAAGVISNSMIKKSMPFKDDALVPVAMIGLAPSVIVVPKNAPYQNLRDFVEASKKGQGFNFATAGTGSTPHFVAEMLNVKYGAKLQPVPYKSGSESTTAVLGGQVEGTSEASIIALPHIINEGKFKALATTWTQRISAYPQLSTAVEQGFADLQIAHWAGIHAPRGTPDAILDRLAAAVDKAMKEPATVDKLKGLGIEPIGGTRAEFVKFTDTERKRLGEIVKAANMQEK, encoded by the coding sequence ATGATCCATCCCTTGCGCATGCCCCGCCGCACCGCCCTGGCCAGCCTGCTGGCAGCCACGCTGCCCCTGGCCGGCGTGGCCGGCGCCTTCCCGGCGCATGCGGCCGACGCCTGGCCTGTGCGCCCCATCCGCCTGGTCGTGCCGTTTTCGGCGGGCGGTGCCAATGACCTGATGGCACGTTCGGCTGCGGAAGGCGCCTCCAGGATCCTGGGCCAGCCCGTGGTCATCGACAACCGCCCTGGCGCCGGCGGCACGGTCGGTGCCGACATCGTGGCCAAGGCCCAACCCGATGGCTATACCTTCCTGGTGAGCGCGGCGGGCGTGATCTCCAACAGCATGATCAAGAAGAGCATGCCGTTCAAGGACGATGCCCTGGTGCCGGTGGCCATGATCGGCCTGGCGCCCTCGGTGATCGTCGTTCCCAAGAACGCGCCCTACCAGAACCTGCGCGATTTCGTCGAAGCGTCCAAGAAGGGCCAGGGCTTCAACTTCGCCACCGCAGGCACGGGCAGCACGCCGCATTTCGTGGCCGAGATGCTGAACGTGAAGTACGGAGCGAAGCTGCAACCCGTTCCATACAAGAGCGGCTCCGAGAGCACGACGGCGGTGCTCGGCGGCCAGGTGGAGGGCACCTCGGAGGCCAGCATCATCGCCTTGCCCCACATCATCAACGAAGGCAAGTTCAAGGCCCTGGCGACCACCTGGACCCAGCGCATCTCGGCCTACCCGCAGCTGTCCACTGCCGTGGAGCAGGGCTTCGCCGATCTGCAGATCGCGCACTGGGCCGGCATCCATGCGCCCAGGGGCACGCCCGACGCCATCCTGGACAGGCTGGCGGCCGCCGTGGACAAGGCCATGAAGGAGCCTGCCACCGTCGACAAGCTCAAGGGCCTGGGGATCGAGCCCATTGGCGGCACGCGGGCCGAATTCGTGAAGTTCACCGACACCGAACGCAAGCGCCTGGGCGAGATCGTCAAGGCCGCGAACATGCAGGAAAAGTGA
- the prpR gene encoding propionate catabolism operon regulatory protein PrpR, producing the protein MNESGNAPPPASSSRPARGPRAGWPRVVTVGRHRIGRVLERMSLAVEDQVRVEHVSAAFDDAVQAVRALEAGGPIDALVVAGASGAWVRERVDIPVVMIEVRGFDLLHALASARALAQANGTPRIGLVSFDHPSPHLARFDALFGADIAQFSYHGPEDAQACVRALQAAGVGAVVAPGLVADLAEQAGIPSVLLYSDGAVLQALHDAVLLARHRHAERTRHQRLETVLGQLQDGVVAVDPQGCIQALNPTMAGLLGAPSGQLHGRPLDEVAPPLAWNQALEPEGSEEVVQLAMRTLVVRRAPIVENGQLTGALLVCRDPAIIQRADRHLRANRSLRGAGVRWRIEDYAGESEAAQRVRRLARQFAASDATVLIQGDSGTGKELLAQGMHRASRRAAQPFLAVNCAALSESLLESELFGYDEGAFTGARRGGKTGLIEAAHTGTLFLDEIGDMPLALQSRLLRVLQEREVLRVGSTMPVPVDLRIVAATHADLAALVESGGFRRDLFYRLAVLRLAMPSLHERGPADVQAMARAMLARRMRTLSLQSEGKALEHLLAALLELAAGHRWPGNARELDNWVERLLACRQDLCDGEGRADLARLRELFPECGQAAPGLPQALPAQQRQLQLREARRDADRQRVREVLEQVRGDQRSACEILGISRATLWRRLRVPD; encoded by the coding sequence ATGAATGAGTCAGGCAACGCACCCCCACCTGCATCTTCCTCACGACCGGCCAGAGGACCGCGCGCCGGCTGGCCCCGTGTCGTCACCGTGGGGCGCCATCGCATCGGCCGCGTGCTGGAACGCATGTCCCTCGCCGTGGAGGATCAGGTGCGCGTGGAGCATGTCAGTGCTGCCTTCGATGACGCCGTCCAGGCCGTGCGCGCGCTGGAGGCGGGCGGTCCCATCGACGCCCTGGTCGTGGCCGGGGCCAGCGGCGCCTGGGTGCGCGAGCGCGTCGACATTCCCGTGGTCATGATCGAGGTGCGCGGCTTCGACCTGCTGCATGCGCTGGCCAGCGCGCGAGCGTTGGCGCAGGCGAACGGAACGCCGCGCATCGGCCTGGTGTCGTTCGATCATCCCTCGCCCCACCTGGCCCGTTTCGACGCGCTGTTCGGTGCCGACATCGCGCAGTTCAGCTACCACGGGCCCGAGGATGCGCAGGCCTGCGTGCGAGCCCTGCAGGCCGCCGGGGTGGGCGCCGTGGTCGCGCCGGGGCTGGTGGCCGACCTGGCCGAGCAGGCCGGCATTCCCAGCGTGCTGCTCTACTCGGATGGCGCCGTGCTGCAGGCCCTGCACGATGCCGTGCTGCTGGCGCGCCACCGCCATGCGGAACGCACGCGCCATCAGCGGCTGGAGACCGTGCTGGGGCAGTTGCAGGACGGAGTGGTTGCCGTGGATCCGCAAGGGTGCATCCAGGCCTTGAATCCCACCATGGCCGGGCTGCTGGGCGCACCGTCCGGGCAATTGCACGGACGGCCGCTCGATGAGGTGGCTCCCCCGCTGGCCTGGAACCAGGCGCTGGAGCCCGAGGGCAGCGAGGAAGTGGTACAGCTGGCCATGCGTACCCTGGTCGTGCGGCGCGCGCCCATCGTCGAAAACGGACAGCTGACAGGCGCCTTGCTGGTGTGCCGCGATCCGGCCATCATCCAGCGCGCCGACCGTCACCTGCGCGCCAACCGCAGCCTGCGCGGCGCAGGCGTGCGCTGGCGCATAGAAGACTATGCAGGCGAGAGCGAAGCAGCGCAGCGCGTGCGCCGGCTGGCCCGCCAGTTCGCGGCCAGCGATGCCACGGTGCTCATCCAGGGAGACAGCGGCACGGGCAAGGAATTGCTGGCCCAGGGCATGCACCGTGCCAGTCGGCGTGCGGCCCAGCCCTTCCTGGCCGTCAATTGCGCGGCGCTGAGCGAGAGCCTGCTGGAGAGCGAGCTCTTCGGCTATGACGAGGGCGCCTTCACGGGCGCGAGGCGCGGCGGCAAGACCGGCCTGATCGAGGCGGCCCACACGGGCACCCTGTTCCTGGACGAGATCGGCGACATGCCGCTGGCATTGCAGTCGCGGCTGTTGCGCGTGCTGCAGGAGCGCGAGGTGCTGCGCGTAGGCTCCACCATGCCCGTGCCCGTGGACCTGCGCATCGTCGCCGCCACCCATGCCGATCTGGCGGCCCTGGTCGAGAGCGGGGGCTTTCGCCGGGATCTGTTCTACCGCCTGGCCGTTCTGCGCCTGGCCATGCCCTCGCTGCATGAACGCGGACCCGCCGATGTGCAGGCAATGGCGCGAGCCATGCTGGCGAGGCGGATGCGTACACTGTCGCTGCAGTCCGAGGGGAAGGCGCTGGAACACTTGCTGGCAGCCCTGCTGGAGCTGGCGGCAGGCCACCGCTGGCCCGGCAATGCGCGTGAACTCGACAACTGGGTGGAGCGTCTGCTGGCCTGCCGCCAAGACCTGTGCGACGGCGAGGGCCGTGCGGACCTGGCCCGGTTGCGGGAGCTGTTTCCCGAATGCGGCCAGGCCGCTCCCGGCCTGCCGCAGGCACTGCCAGCGCAGCAAAGGCAGTTGCAACTGCGCGAGGCCCGGCGCGATGCCGACCGTCAGCGCGTGCGCGAGGTGCTGGAGCAGGTGCGGGGCGACCAGCGCAGCGCCTGTGAGATCCTGGGCATCAGCCGGGCCACGCTGTGGCGCAGGCTCAGGGTGCCGGACTGA